In the Gymnodinialimonas sp. 202GB13-11 genome, one interval contains:
- a CDS encoding DUF2493 domain-containing protein, producing the protein MADTNPQTRSSTAIVLDELQLYGWRPFNDEPDPRPLPEPDALRTAVTDIVDAFVAMLSDTRLEPDLDDLLWSVTNLFHRKAVRVERDLDANEQAQKRSQREQDGSEVRSVELEALIVEGLTLLEQRNAYEALRDLAADLFETHLGATWHPRTGSHISHQALTASLIDSRDHITAKRRADLEPLLPQGTKIAFTGGLDCNDHPAIWVALDRVHAKHADMVLLHGGAPRGAERIASAWADNRDVTQIVFKPDWTRHGNSAPFKRNDRLIELLPIGLVVFPGSGITENLADKARAMGIPLFDFRPKAAPTA; encoded by the coding sequence ATGGCCGACACCAATCCTCAGACCCGATCCTCAACCGCAATAGTTCTCGACGAGTTGCAACTCTACGGCTGGCGCCCTTTCAACGACGAGCCCGATCCGCGACCCCTGCCAGAGCCCGACGCACTGCGCACCGCTGTCACGGACATCGTCGACGCCTTCGTCGCCATGCTGTCCGACACACGGCTGGAGCCTGATCTCGACGATCTCCTCTGGTCCGTCACCAACCTCTTCCATCGCAAGGCAGTCCGTGTCGAGAGGGATCTGGACGCCAATGAGCAGGCGCAGAAGCGGTCCCAGCGCGAACAGGATGGGTCTGAAGTCCGCTCTGTGGAGCTGGAGGCGCTGATCGTCGAAGGTCTCACCCTTCTGGAGCAACGCAACGCCTATGAGGCCCTGCGCGATCTCGCTGCCGATCTCTTCGAGACCCATCTTGGCGCGACTTGGCATCCGCGCACGGGCAGCCATATCTCCCACCAGGCCCTGACAGCGTCGCTGATCGACAGCCGCGATCACATCACCGCGAAACGCCGGGCCGACCTGGAGCCACTTTTGCCCCAGGGCACGAAAATCGCCTTCACCGGTGGGCTCGACTGCAATGATCACCCCGCGATCTGGGTAGCGCTCGATCGCGTCCATGCCAAACATGCCGACATGGTGCTTCTGCACGGCGGCGCGCCGCGTGGAGCGGAACGGATCGCCAGCGCTTGGGCCGACAATCGGGACGTAACGCAGATCGTCTTCAAGCCCGACTGGACTCGACACGGTAATTCCGCGCCGTTCAAACGCAATGATCGGCTGATCGAACTCCTGCCCATTGGTCTTGTTGTGTTTCCCGGCTCCGGGATCACCGAGAACCTCGCAGACAAGGCCCGTGCGATGGGCATCCCCCTCTTCGACTTTCGCCCGAAAGCCGCTCCAACGGCCTAA
- a CDS encoding DUF7146 domain-containing protein, whose amino-acid sequence MESPARVIACRLAVDAEAVCRHYLSNGRRQGQYWVVGNVENAPGRSLYVRLTGPTSGAGAAGKWSDAATGEHGDLLDLIGATMQIVTLKDTLKEARRFLGLPRPLTQATQKAPAKRGSATAARRLWGMGQPVEGTLADRYLQKRGLGGMAQTNSLRFHTSCFYWRKGHTPLEPPETWPALLAKVTSPDGRLTGLHRTWLDPATALKAPVVPPRKAMGNLLGNGVHMGDADGIMAAGEGLETMLSLRLALPDLAVVAALSANHLSALNLPKTLRRLYIAVDNDPAGRSAATSLAARATDQGIEVIQLSPRLSDFNDDLRAFGLNDLRAHLRPQLTPEDAANLLDPIPD is encoded by the coding sequence ATGGAAAGCCCTGCAAGAGTGATCGCCTGCAGATTGGCCGTAGATGCTGAGGCCGTCTGTCGCCACTACCTGTCGAACGGCCGCAGGCAGGGACAATACTGGGTCGTCGGCAATGTGGAGAACGCGCCGGGTCGCAGCCTCTATGTCCGGCTGACCGGCCCGACATCCGGCGCAGGTGCGGCCGGCAAGTGGTCGGATGCCGCCACGGGCGAGCATGGCGACCTTCTCGATCTGATCGGGGCGACCATGCAGATCGTCACGTTGAAGGATACACTCAAAGAAGCGCGACGGTTTTTGGGGCTTCCAAGACCCCTAACTCAGGCAACGCAAAAAGCTCCCGCCAAGCGCGGATCGGCGACGGCCGCCCGGCGGCTCTGGGGTATGGGGCAACCGGTCGAAGGCACCTTGGCCGACCGATATCTGCAGAAGCGTGGACTGGGCGGTATGGCGCAAACCAATTCTCTGCGGTTCCATACGAGCTGTTTCTACTGGCGCAAGGGCCATACGCCTTTAGAGCCACCGGAGACCTGGCCCGCCCTTCTGGCGAAAGTCACCAGTCCGGACGGCCGCCTGACCGGTCTGCACCGGACTTGGCTGGACCCAGCCACGGCCCTGAAAGCCCCTGTCGTCCCGCCTCGCAAAGCTATGGGGAACCTTCTCGGCAATGGGGTCCATATGGGTGATGCCGACGGTATCATGGCAGCAGGCGAAGGGCTGGAGACGATGCTCTCGCTGCGTCTGGCATTGCCTGACCTGGCTGTCGTTGCCGCCCTCTCGGCAAACCACCTCTCGGCACTCAACCTACCGAAAACCCTGCGCCGCCTCTATATTGCCGTCGACAATGACCCGGCAGGACGTAGTGCAGCGACGTCCCTCGCAGCCCGGGCCACCGACCAAGGCATCGAGGTCATTCAGCTCTCCCCGCGACTCAGTGATTTCAACGACGATCTGCGCGCCTTCGGGCTGAACGATCTGCGCGCCCATCTCCGCCCGCAACTGACGCCTGAAGATGCTGCAAACCTCCTCGACCCGATCCCCGATTGA
- a CDS encoding ParB/RepB/Spo0J family partition protein → MTKQQKITLSASRDIPFNKLMLSQSNVRHVKAGVSIEELAEDIARRTLLASITVRPVLDDNGAETGMFTIPAGGRRFRALELLVKQKRLNKTALVPCVVRMEGLAEEDSLAENIQRAPLHPLDQFRAFQAMRDKGRTEEEIAAAFFVSASVVKQRLKLAAVAPALHDAYAEEDLTLDQLMAFAVNPDHERQEQVWEALQRHYSKQPYEIRRMLTEGAVRASDKRAQFVGLDNYVEAGGEILRDLFQQDDGGWLQDASLLDVMVSEKLANEAAVVQVEGWKWVEVDTDFPYGHTFGMRRIHEEVEPMSDVEAADYQALKAEYDALEGEHAEADELPEEVDARLGDIETAMEALQDRPIRFEAEDLALAGAFVSIDSSGRLRVERGYVRSEDEPVEEADDEGDVAPEDTTVDDPDDIVVPATEGEEEDDGLKPLSDRLVMELTAHRTLALRNALAQNPQVAFLAALHAMTLRLFYRYGLDSCVEIEPSTAAFGSQVPGLGDTAYAQAIDQRHETWASNLPKRSEDLWEALTEFDSCSRETLFAHCVAMSVNAVHDPYQRRPRAIAHADVLAGTVGLDMAKTDWVVTGDSYLGRVTKARILEAVHEAKGEDAANRISGLKKPEMVTAAEDLLVGTGWLPEPLRTPPLPENDVHAFELIDKVDERASDDDTDAGEGQTAEDGGEPAIGESDVSGEDVPVTIDAFAKTAAE, encoded by the coding sequence ATGACCAAGCAACAGAAAATCACCCTCAGTGCCTCGCGCGATATTCCTTTCAACAAGCTGATGCTCAGCCAGTCCAACGTGCGCCACGTCAAGGCAGGCGTGTCGATCGAGGAGCTGGCCGAGGATATCGCTCGGCGGACTTTGCTGGCCTCGATCACCGTGCGTCCGGTGTTGGACGACAACGGTGCCGAGACCGGCATGTTCACGATCCCGGCCGGTGGGCGGCGGTTCCGGGCGCTGGAGTTGCTCGTGAAGCAGAAGCGCCTGAACAAGACCGCGCTGGTGCCCTGCGTCGTGCGCATGGAAGGCCTCGCGGAAGAAGACAGTCTTGCCGAGAATATCCAGCGCGCACCACTGCATCCGCTGGACCAATTCCGCGCCTTTCAGGCGATGCGGGACAAGGGCCGGACGGAGGAGGAGATCGCAGCAGCCTTCTTCGTCTCGGCCAGCGTGGTCAAGCAGCGGCTGAAGCTCGCCGCGGTCGCGCCCGCGCTGCATGATGCTTATGCTGAGGAAGACCTGACCCTCGACCAGTTGATGGCGTTCGCGGTCAATCCCGATCATGAGCGGCAGGAGCAGGTCTGGGAGGCGTTGCAACGGCACTACTCCAAGCAACCCTATGAGATCCGCCGGATGCTGACCGAGGGCGCGGTGCGGGCTTCGGACAAGCGGGCGCAGTTCGTTGGGCTCGACAACTATGTCGAGGCCGGGGGCGAGATCCTGCGCGATCTGTTCCAGCAGGACGATGGCGGCTGGCTGCAGGACGCCAGCTTGCTAGACGTCATGGTGAGCGAGAAACTGGCAAATGAGGCCGCAGTGGTCCAGGTGGAGGGCTGGAAATGGGTCGAGGTCGACACCGACTTTCCCTATGGCCACACCTTCGGCATGCGCCGGATTCATGAGGAAGTGGAACCGATGAGTGACGTTGAGGCCGCAGACTATCAGGCGCTGAAGGCCGAATACGACGCGCTGGAGGGTGAACATGCCGAAGCGGATGAGTTGCCCGAAGAGGTCGATGCGCGTCTCGGCGACATCGAAACGGCGATGGAGGCACTGCAGGACCGCCCGATCCGGTTCGAGGCGGAAGACTTGGCCTTGGCAGGTGCCTTTGTCAGCATCGACAGCTCCGGGCGGCTTCGCGTTGAGCGTGGCTATGTAAGGTCTGAGGACGAACCGGTCGAAGAGGCGGATGACGAGGGCGACGTTGCGCCCGAAGATACAACCGTCGACGATCCGGACGACATCGTCGTGCCCGCCACCGAAGGCGAGGAGGAAGACGACGGTCTCAAACCGCTCTCCGACCGCCTTGTCATGGAACTGACGGCGCATCGCACGCTGGCGCTGCGCAATGCACTCGCGCAGAACCCGCAGGTCGCTTTCCTCGCGGCGTTGCATGCGATGACGCTTCGGCTGTTCTATCGCTATGGCCTCGACAGCTGCGTCGAGATCGAACCGAGCACTGCGGCCTTCGGGTCGCAGGTGCCGGGCCTTGGCGACACGGCCTATGCACAGGCCATCGATCAGCGGCACGAGACCTGGGCAAGCAACCTCCCCAAGAGGTCGGAAGACCTATGGGAAGCGCTGACCGAGTTCGACAGCTGCAGCCGGGAGACCTTGTTCGCCCATTGCGTGGCGATGAGCGTCAATGCTGTGCACGATCCCTACCAGCGCCGCCCCCGCGCGATCGCGCATGCGGATGTGCTGGCCGGAACTGTCGGGCTCGACATGGCCAAGACGGACTGGGTTGTCACTGGCGACAGCTATCTCGGTCGCGTGACCAAGGCGCGCATTCTTGAGGCTGTTCATGAAGCGAAAGGCGAGGACGCTGCCAACCGAATCTCAGGTCTCAAGAAGCCGGAGATGGTCACTGCCGCAGAGGACCTGCTTGTAGGCACCGGCTGGCTGCCAGAACCGCTGCGCACGCCGCCTCTGCCCGAGAACGATGTTCATGCGTTTGAGCTCATCGATAAGGTCGATGAACGAGCTTCGGACGACGATACCGACGCAGGTGAAGGGCAAACGGCGGAAGACGGCGGCGAACCGGCTATCGGAGAATCCGATGTGTCGGGCGAGGATGTTCCCGTCACCATAGACGCCTTCGCCAAGACTGCTGCTGAGTGA
- a CDS encoding DUF932 domain-containing protein: MITEIIDAGRDAGGGYRVDVSRGENVDRVSSEWFSRPDDERYLSLDDLFASVKGRAERSRTRIVESAAIRVEAHRNNPEKLGLILPGADEPIAPTHWSFGQLSSLGGAPAAYLRQLPAPLAGINLQYGLTNHRAEQIKTLETGDGRTELRAVTGPDYGRIYDHELVSAVQRIAGNGTGDTRWKVPGVLDWSTGIYNPRVDITKGTTTLYASDRDVFLFLVDDLNPIEAGLLPDGSPDLYFRGFYCWNSEVGAKTLGIASFYLRAVCQNRNLWGVEDFQEIKIRHSKYAASRFAHEAAPALTRFANSSPAPFIDGIRASREKIVARSYEDREEFLRKRGFSKAETGRIVETVLAEEARPPESVFDFVQGITAVARSKPQQDARLVMEGKAKVLLEKVS; the protein is encoded by the coding sequence ATGATTACCGAAATTATCGATGCCGGGCGTGACGCCGGCGGCGGCTACAGAGTGGATGTGTCGCGCGGCGAGAATGTGGATCGCGTGTCGTCCGAATGGTTCTCGCGACCTGATGACGAGCGGTATCTGTCGCTCGACGATCTGTTTGCCTCGGTCAAGGGTCGCGCGGAGCGGAGCCGGACGCGCATCGTGGAAAGCGCTGCGATCCGCGTCGAGGCCCATCGCAACAACCCTGAGAAGTTGGGGTTGATCTTGCCCGGAGCTGATGAGCCGATTGCGCCGACACATTGGAGCTTTGGCCAGCTTTCGAGCCTCGGCGGCGCGCCTGCCGCCTATTTGCGTCAGCTGCCCGCGCCATTGGCGGGGATCAACCTGCAATATGGACTGACCAACCACCGTGCCGAGCAGATCAAGACACTGGAAACTGGCGACGGGCGGACGGAGCTACGTGCCGTGACCGGGCCTGACTATGGCCGCATCTACGATCACGAGTTGGTCTCTGCCGTCCAGCGCATCGCGGGCAACGGCACTGGCGATACGCGCTGGAAGGTCCCAGGGGTGCTCGATTGGTCGACCGGTATCTACAATCCGCGGGTCGATATTACCAAGGGCACCACAACGCTTTACGCGTCAGACCGGGACGTCTTCCTCTTCCTGGTCGACGATCTGAATCCGATCGAGGCTGGGCTCCTGCCTGACGGCTCGCCAGACCTCTACTTTCGTGGCTTCTATTGCTGGAACTCAGAAGTCGGCGCGAAGACGCTCGGCATCGCCAGCTTCTACCTGCGCGCGGTCTGCCAGAACCGCAATCTCTGGGGCGTCGAGGATTTTCAGGAGATTAAAATCCGCCACTCGAAATATGCCGCGTCTCGCTTTGCGCATGAGGCGGCCCCAGCGCTCACCCGCTTTGCCAACTCCTCGCCCGCACCCTTCATCGACGGCATCCGGGCCTCCCGCGAGAAGATCGTGGCACGCTCGTACGAGGACCGGGAGGAATTTTTGCGCAAGCGCGGGTTCTCAAAAGCGGAGACGGGGCGGATCGTGGAGACGGTGCTGGCTGAGGAAGCTCGCCCGCCCGAAAGTGTCTTCGACTTCGTGCAGGGGATAACGGCCGTAGCCCGGTCGAAGCCGCAGCAGGATGCGCGGCTAGTGATGGAAGGCAAGGCGAAGGTGTTGTTGGAGAAAGTGTCCTAG
- a CDS encoding recombinase family protein — MKRTAIYARFSTELQNDRSIEDQLHLCTTHAVRRGLDVVATYFDRARSGASVHGRDGLLEMLQEVKSGAFEVILVESLDRLSRDQEDLAGIWKRLTFAGVELRAVHEGKADQVQIGVRGLLGSLYLTDLANKVRRGMDGVVRDGRHAGGRAYGYRPVAGRPGELQIVDQEAAIIRRIFEEYVAGRTPREISHGLNADQIASPRGQRWSASTINGNKSRNYGILLNELYAGRLVWNRVRMLKDPDTGKRISRVNSVEEWKRAEVPHLAIVDAEVFDAVQARKADRSHSAPHHYRKAKYLLSGLLKCGLCGGGMSVKDRDHGRIRVQCSVRRESGTCENRRVLYLDEIEASVLSGLKSHLKAPHLLKEFARSYQEERERLVADKRKSRAGLEAKRSKIRRLLERAWSDYDAERLPTELIGARMKELLAEQKQIEAELEAAPQDEKVIGLHPAALSQFETYVQDLESLFGNGISLETEDAAEQIRRLISRVVATPKDKGFDLRVEGRLAELMAAPSVYPNMRISKSGGLMVAEEGLEPPTRGL, encoded by the coding sequence ATGAAACGCACGGCGATCTACGCAAGGTTCTCTACAGAACTTCAAAATGATCGCTCAATTGAAGATCAGCTTCATCTTTGTACCACGCACGCAGTGCGTCGCGGGTTGGATGTAGTCGCGACGTACTTTGATCGTGCCCGATCTGGCGCTTCGGTTCACGGCCGGGATGGTTTGTTGGAGATGTTGCAGGAGGTTAAGTCCGGTGCTTTCGAAGTGATCTTAGTGGAGTCGCTTGATCGATTGTCGCGGGACCAAGAGGATCTTGCCGGCATTTGGAAACGGCTGACCTTCGCTGGTGTCGAATTGCGTGCCGTGCACGAGGGCAAGGCGGATCAAGTGCAGATCGGGGTTCGCGGGCTGTTGGGATCGCTTTACTTGACGGACCTTGCAAATAAGGTCCGCCGCGGCATGGACGGTGTCGTCAGGGATGGCCGGCATGCCGGAGGTCGCGCCTATGGATATCGACCCGTCGCCGGACGGCCCGGCGAGCTTCAAATCGTGGATCAAGAAGCAGCAATCATTCGGCGGATATTCGAGGAATATGTCGCGGGGCGGACGCCGCGGGAAATTTCACATGGTTTGAATGCTGACCAAATTGCTTCTCCAAGGGGACAGCGTTGGTCTGCTTCGACGATCAACGGCAACAAATCTAGGAACTACGGCATCCTTCTAAACGAGCTCTATGCCGGACGTTTGGTCTGGAACCGAGTACGTATGCTGAAGGATCCGGATACGGGCAAGCGCATTTCGCGGGTAAATTCCGTAGAGGAATGGAAGCGGGCGGAAGTCCCGCATCTCGCAATCGTAGACGCAGAAGTTTTTGACGCTGTGCAGGCTAGAAAGGCGGATCGAAGCCACAGTGCACCGCATCACTATCGAAAAGCGAAATATTTGCTTTCTGGGTTACTGAAATGTGGTCTCTGCGGCGGTGGCATGTCTGTTAAGGATCGGGATCACGGGCGCATTCGGGTGCAATGCAGTGTCAGGCGGGAATCTGGCACATGCGAAAACAGAAGGGTTCTGTATCTGGATGAGATCGAAGCTTCTGTGCTGTCGGGATTGAAGAGTCACCTTAAAGCGCCGCACCTCTTGAAGGAGTTTGCGCGGTCCTACCAAGAAGAGCGAGAGCGTCTTGTAGCAGACAAACGAAAATCGCGTGCCGGATTGGAGGCCAAGCGTTCAAAAATAAGGCGGCTTTTGGAACGGGCGTGGTCCGACTACGACGCCGAGCGCCTTCCAACGGAGCTAATTGGTGCCCGGATGAAGGAACTGCTTGCCGAACAAAAACAGATAGAGGCCGAACTTGAAGCAGCACCTCAGGATGAAAAGGTAATTGGCCTACATCCCGCGGCCCTTAGCCAGTTCGAAACGTACGTCCAGGATCTGGAGTCACTTTTCGGTAACGGCATAAGCCTTGAGACCGAGGACGCAGCAGAGCAAATTCGCAGATTGATCTCGCGCGTCGTTGCAACACCGAAAGATAAAGGGTTCGATCTACGAGTTGAGGGTAGACTGGCGGAGCTCATGGCAGCTCCTAGCGTCTATCCTAACATGCGAATATCCAAGTCGGGGGGATTGATGGTAGCGGAGGAGGGACTTGAACCCCCGACACGCGGATTATGA
- a CDS encoding GntR family transcriptional regulator: MARTPLYKAAESEMIARIEKGDWEVGRRLPNEFILADEFGVSQGTMRRALITLEGRGYLSRKPGRGTLVAAKAPAQDTTKVSAQTPVLCGADGAPLALEPFRGRTATRAATASEATSMGCERVAVLERTLKYRGARAALEAVAVPVDLIPKLDEDAPANLADLLDHHGITCAAVRADARAEVTDMSQSVALSSDRHTALLVVRTAAFDASDRVIARQILRVAVEDARLVYL; encoded by the coding sequence ATGGCCCGCACGCCGCTATATAAAGCCGCCGAATCTGAGATGATTGCGCGGATCGAAAAGGGTGATTGGGAAGTTGGGCGGCGTTTGCCGAACGAGTTCATTCTGGCCGACGAATTCGGGGTCAGTCAGGGCACGATGCGCCGCGCATTGATTACCTTGGAGGGCCGAGGGTATCTCAGCCGCAAACCCGGGCGTGGAACATTGGTGGCTGCAAAAGCCCCCGCGCAGGACACGACGAAAGTATCCGCGCAAACGCCTGTCTTGTGTGGTGCCGATGGCGCACCGTTGGCTTTGGAGCCTTTCCGCGGACGCACTGCCACACGCGCAGCCACTGCATCAGAGGCCACGTCCATGGGCTGTGAGCGTGTCGCGGTGCTTGAGCGAACGTTGAAGTATCGGGGGGCAAGGGCGGCGTTGGAGGCTGTGGCCGTTCCAGTAGACCTGATTCCAAAGCTCGATGAAGACGCCCCAGCCAATCTTGCAGACCTGCTGGACCATCACGGTATCACCTGCGCCGCGGTGCGGGCGGACGCGCGGGCCGAAGTGACAGATATGTCGCAATCGGTGGCCTTGTCGTCAGACCGGCACACAGCCCTGCTTGTGGTGCGAACCGCCGCCTTCGACGCATCTGATCGTGTGATTGCGCGCCAAATCCTGCGGGTGGCTGTTGAAGACGCGCGCCTCGTCTATCTGTGA
- the acs gene encoding acetate--CoA ligase, with the protein MPKDTMPPLLHNAHIDGAGYEKMYAASIADPEAFWGEQGKRIDWIKPYTKVKDVSYAHEDVHIRWYEDGTLNVSANCIDRHLATRGDQTAIIWEPDSPDDQTLHITYSELSDRVGRMSNVLKGLGVGKGDRVVLYMPMIPEAAYAMLACTRIGAIHSIVFAGFSPEALAARVMGSEAKLVITADEAPRGGRATPLKTNVDKALEGNTIGTQALVVTRTGGGVPMTEGRDHRYEPLAEAASPDCAPEEMGAEDPLFILYTSGSTGMPKGVVHTTGGYIVYASMTHQYTFDYQDGDIFWCTADVGWVTGHSYIVYGPLANGATTLMFEGVPTYPDAGRFWAVCEKHKVNQFYTAPTAIRALMGQGTSFVEPYDLSDLKVLGTVGEPINPEAWTWYNDNIGKGRCPIVDTWWQTETGGHLMTALPGAHELKPGAAQYPFFGIQPLVLEPTSGEIIEGDGVEGVLVIADSWPGQMRTVWGDHERFVKTYFSDYKGYYFTGDGCRRDEDGHYWITGRVDDVINVSGHRMGTAEVESALVAHKTVSEAAVVGYPHPVKGQGIYCYVTLMAGEEPSDDLRKELETWVRSEIGPIAKPDVIQWAPGLPKTRSGKIMRRILRKIAEDDFGSLGDTSTLADPSVVDDLIENRANR; encoded by the coding sequence ATGCCCAAAGACACCATGCCGCCCCTATTGCACAACGCCCATATTGATGGGGCGGGGTATGAGAAAATGTACGCGGCGTCTATCGCGGATCCGGAGGCATTCTGGGGCGAACAGGGCAAACGGATCGACTGGATCAAGCCTTACACCAAGGTCAAGGACGTCTCATATGCGCACGAGGATGTGCATATCCGCTGGTACGAGGATGGAACGCTGAACGTGTCAGCGAACTGCATCGACCGGCATCTCGCGACACGGGGCGACCAGACCGCGATCATCTGGGAGCCTGACAGCCCCGACGATCAAACGCTGCACATCACTTATAGCGAGCTGTCTGATCGGGTTGGGCGGATGTCCAACGTTCTCAAAGGGCTTGGTGTGGGCAAAGGGGACCGCGTCGTCCTCTATATGCCGATGATCCCGGAAGCGGCCTATGCCATGCTGGCCTGCACACGGATCGGCGCAATCCATTCTATCGTCTTCGCGGGCTTTTCGCCCGAGGCCTTGGCCGCGCGCGTCATGGGGTCAGAAGCCAAGCTGGTCATCACTGCCGACGAAGCCCCGCGTGGGGGGCGCGCGACGCCGCTGAAAACCAATGTCGACAAGGCATTGGAGGGCAACACGATTGGCACACAGGCGCTGGTTGTGACGCGGACGGGCGGTGGTGTTCCGATGACCGAGGGCCGCGACCACCGCTATGAGCCACTAGCCGAGGCCGCCTCGCCCGATTGCGCGCCAGAGGAGATGGGGGCGGAGGACCCGCTGTTCATCCTTTACACCTCCGGCTCGACCGGCATGCCTAAGGGCGTCGTTCATACGACAGGCGGCTACATCGTCTATGCCTCCATGACGCATCAATACACGTTCGATTATCAGGATGGTGACATCTTCTGGTGTACGGCGGATGTCGGTTGGGTCACAGGGCACAGCTACATCGTCTACGGCCCGCTGGCGAACGGGGCGACGACTCTGATGTTCGAAGGCGTGCCGACCTACCCCGATGCCGGGCGGTTCTGGGCCGTGTGCGAAAAGCACAAGGTGAACCAGTTCTACACCGCGCCTACTGCGATCCGCGCGTTGATGGGGCAAGGGACGTCGTTCGTGGAGCCCTACGACCTGAGCGACCTGAAGGTGCTTGGCACAGTTGGCGAGCCGATCAACCCCGAGGCCTGGACCTGGTATAACGACAATATCGGCAAAGGCCGCTGCCCGATCGTCGATACGTGGTGGCAGACCGAGACCGGTGGCCATTTGATGACCGCCCTGCCCGGCGCCCATGAATTGAAGCCCGGGGCCGCGCAATATCCGTTCTTTGGCATTCAGCCGTTGGTTCTTGAGCCGACAAGTGGTGAGATCATCGAAGGGGATGGGGTCGAAGGCGTGTTGGTGATCGCCGATAGCTGGCCGGGGCAGATGCGGACGGTTTGGGGTGATCACGAGCGGTTCGTGAAAACCTATTTCAGCGACTACAAAGGTTACTACTTCACGGGCGATGGCTGTCGCCGGGATGAGGATGGGCACTACTGGATCACCGGCCGCGTCGATGACGTGATCAACGTGTCGGGCCACCGGATGGGCACGGCTGAAGTGGAAAGCGCGCTCGTCGCCCACAAGACTGTCAGCGAGGCGGCTGTGGTGGGCTATCCGCATCCCGTCAAAGGTCAGGGGATTTATTGTTACGTGACGCTGATGGCCGGCGAAGAGCCGAGCGATGATCTGCGCAAGGAATTGGAGACCTGGGTTCGGTCCGAAATCGGGCCGATTGCCAAACCCGACGTTATCCAATGGGCGCCCGGCCTGCCGAAGACCCGTTCGGGCAAGATCATGCGCCGCATCCTGCGCAAGATTGCGGAAGATGATTTCGGCTCGCTCGGCGACACGTCGACCTTGGCGGACCCGTCTGTGGTTGATGACCTGATCGAGAACCGCGCCAACAGATAG
- a CDS encoding ester cyclase, with translation MTDIRHHVQSQLAGLFTVENKELEAQAAAIFADDAEIQFSDPVGTLKGCAHIVERFIDPLRRAFSTPRRRDLMVFGGQNRRDYGGEWVAGVTHITGLFTAPLWGIQPSGKLIYLRIGEFWRVEGDKIVEGRVIVDLLDLLHQCGRWPLAEAHYGAPITFPAPATQDGLCPANRDAGGASLDVVEAMLGALHVYDPESFGSDGQVGAGGTWAPDFAWYGPGGIGSTATWPGFVDHHRAQFLQAFPDRKGGNHYCRIGDGNYAAVSGWPSMTMTHNGTYLGVPPTERALTLRVMDFYRCEDGLIAENWVLLDYINLLSQMGVDVIADAARL, from the coding sequence ATGACTGACATTCGCCACCATGTCCAAAGCCAGTTGGCCGGGCTGTTTACCGTTGAAAACAAAGAGCTTGAGGCGCAAGCCGCCGCGATCTTCGCGGATGACGCCGAGATCCAATTCTCCGATCCCGTTGGAACGCTTAAGGGGTGCGCGCACATCGTTGAGCGTTTCATTGACCCGCTGCGCCGCGCCTTTTCGACCCCGCGACGGCGCGACCTGATGGTGTTCGGCGGACAGAATCGCCGTGACTATGGGGGCGAGTGGGTCGCGGGTGTGACGCACATTACCGGCCTCTTCACAGCGCCGCTTTGGGGCATCCAGCCCAGCGGAAAGCTGATCTATCTGCGCATTGGAGAGTTCTGGCGGGTTGAGGGCGACAAGATCGTCGAAGGGCGCGTGATCGTGGACTTGCTCGACCTGTTGCACCAATGCGGGCGCTGGCCGTTGGCCGAGGCGCATTACGGCGCGCCAATCACCTTTCCCGCCCCGGCAACGCAGGACGGGTTGTGCCCTGCAAACCGCGATGCAGGAGGCGCGTCGCTTGATGTGGTGGAGGCGATGCTGGGGGCGCTGCATGTTTATGATCCGGAAAGCTTCGGCTCGGACGGGCAAGTCGGCGCAGGCGGCACCTGGGCCCCGGATTTCGCGTGGTATGGGCCGGGTGGGATAGGCTCCACTGCCACTTGGCCGGGATTTGTGGACCATCACCGCGCGCAGTTTCTGCAAGCCTTCCCCGACCGGAAAGGGGGAAATCATTATTGCCGCATCGGGGACGGAAATTACGCGGCCGTCTCGGGCTGGCCGTCGATGACGATGACCCATAATGGCACCTATCTGGGTGTGCCGCCGACAGAGAGGGCGCTGACCTTGCGCGTCATGGATTTCTACCGGTGCGAAGATGGGCTGATCGCAGAGAACTGGGTTCTGTTGGATTACATCAACCTGCTGTCGCAGATGGGGGTGGATGTGATCGCGGACGCAGCTCGGCTTTAG